The genomic region cacattttttttttttattaagtgtTAACTGCATCAAGTGAAAGTAAATTCTCTTGGGAGATTGAGCATGTGAGACTTGTATCATTTTGGAAACCTTATTTTTTTGTTTCACCTAGCGTACACCAAATGGTAACATAGCAAAACATTTCTACTGACTGCAAAATGGGGTTAATGAGTTGATGAAGATCACCGTACATTTGAACTTTTTATTTGAAGCTATATTAATGTATGTTTTGCATTTTTACATACCTTATCCTAAAACAACAATATGTTCAAATATTGTGCAGATCGATAATTTCATATTTTGTATTTGTAACTCTACTGTTAGTATATCAAAAGAAAAAACAGTGCCAGAAGAAGTAGAACCTGAAAACAAGAGGTGGTTAAGTTCAAACATAAGGGTGGCAGAATAAGAAGAACCTAAAAATAAGaggtattaaattcaaaattgacgGAAAAATAAACAGAATTATATACAGGCAGTTGCTTTGAACATTTTTTACAAGTTACCATGTGATAGTTTTGCTCCAGAAATTGTCATTTTGATAATTTTACCTCACTTTCCAAAAAGCTTAATAGTGTCACATTCAATAAAGCAGGAtaaaagttgcacttttgtgaATTGAAACCTTCTAAAATCTTCTGAAATACTTCTCCATGATCTATGCCTGAATGCCACCAACCAATTTACAAACCACGTTTATGATTTCATGGGATATTATTGTGGTAGACTCTTATTCATCTCGGAGTCGAGGCCTAACTAAAGAATTAATAATTTGACACATATCTCCACTTTGTACATATAAAATTTAAGGAAATGACTTCAATCTATCATAATGGATGCTATGACCATGTGCGTACATAAAATTTAAGGATGGCTCCCATATAACATAATGGGTGCTTCAACTGTGTAAATTAGCACTAACAGTGTAGCATTTCAATTCCTATTATCCAGAAAATTACAATTGCCTCAGTACCTGTTATCCAATAAGATGTGGAACTACCTACAACAGCAGAACATAAAATTCGTAGATATTAGAACTTCTCGGGTCCATTAGAATTGCTTCAATACTCATGATCCTGTGAGATGTGGAACTACCTTTGAGAAGGAAAGCATTATTAGAAAATTGTATGGTCACCATCCTATTGCATGACTTACTCATCGTCGATagaaagtataaaaataaaatccTCTTGACAGAATTTGCACTATAATTTTTGGCAGAATTTATTAAATGACTAAATCCTTTTAATAGATACATTGGTAAAAACTAAATCATGAAAAGCTAATGTTTTGTTAACCTTGTCTGTTTATTATACCATGAAACCTTTTCTAGCGATACCAACATTAACAAACCAGGAAAAGCAATGTTTTGTTTATCCCTGTTCTTCATCTTTTTAATCAACCAGGGACAATAATTTGAGTTGAAATATGACAGAAAATATTAGATGAATAAATCTGATTTTTTCTAAAAGACGCCAACATGTTCTGACCTAACATGGATGTTAAAGCAAGATAACAGGCCAGTGGCGACCCTGACTTTCACCAGCATTACTGTCCCATGCCTAATGCtggtgctctaccattgagctaacATCCATGGGTTTAGACATCGTATAAGCATGTATTTTACTTCCAAAATTGATGCTCAAGCCACTACAACCTGATTGCACCAAGCCTACCCACTTCTGATACTAGGCTGCAAAGCATGGACTAGAAATGAAAGGCACGGAGCACAAATGAACCAAAAAGTGTTACAAAAACTACTAATAACCCCATGGACTCGCAGAAACATCCTTATTCAAAATCAGATagtttatgatatatatgtatgtattgggACCATCAAATTCTGCTTCCTAGCACAAGTGAATGATTGGCACCAGTAACATAATGAACAGTGAACATGACAAAttaagaaatgatgataaattggATCAAATTAAAGCCAGGAAAATTATGTTTTAAATGGTTAACTTTTTGTTCAGTGTTATAAAGCTAAACTTTTGAGACGGAGATGCAAAGAATATCAGTTCTTCAACTATCTGAATGCAGAGAGTAGACATACGGATTACAGAGTACTCATATCAGCGCATAAATAAGACACTCCGATCATTTAAAAAACATAGAGATGTGCATGTGTTATAAAGCTAAAATTGATCCAAAGAATATCAGTTCTGCAAATCTGAAGGCAGAGAGTAGACAATTGGAGTATTTGTTCATATTGGTACATAACGATAAAATAATACATTCCAATCACTTAAAAAGGCCAAGTTACTTGAAAACAGTTAATGTCAATCACCTACACCAACCAATAAAGGAGAAATAAGGTAATAACAGCTTTATATAGCATCCTACGCTAAATCCTTTAAATTAGAGAATTATATTACCATAATGAGACTGACTTGTACATTGCCAATATCAGTTTAACCTGTACAGATGACCACTAAAATCTAGACCTATAAAAAACACTATCAcgagaaaagaaaaagaatgcaTATTTTGCTCCTACTGCTATTTCTTGAATTGATCTAAAAATGAACTATATGATTATGAAGATTATAGACTCCTATTTGTCACAGCCAATTTCAGCTTCAGACAAATTTGATGCCTCTAAACTAAACAGTTCAAATTGAGGCTCAGTATACACCCGATAAGTTTAACCAAAGTAGAAAATGAACTTAAAGGTATAAATTCAAACTTACCCTCTTTCACTCTCCTTTAAGAGCAGTATCAGCTGAATTAGAAGTGGAAAGCATATTTGTATCCTGATTCATGAAACCATTATTGTTGTTACTACTTGTTTCCCTGGAAGGCTTCTTATGCTTGAAGATCCTTGCTGGACTGGAGAATGCCCAACCCCAACCTCTGCTCCGACCAGCACTTGCCCCTGAAATCTGGTTGCCATCATCAGAAACCACAGAGGATATACCATACAATGTTGCACTGCTTTTCCCAAATCCTCCGAAAAGACCTTTGGGTTTCACACTGAGCTGCCTTTTAGCCTTCGCTTGCCGCTCCTCTTTATCAATCTTCATGTGATCAGCCGAGGTAGCAGCAACAATAACACTTCTGGGACTTCTAGACTTGGCTTGTTTAGACTTGGCTTTAGTCATAGCAGCTTTCTTGTCATCAACATAAGCACTCGTGTGGCCTTTGGCCTCAGTTTTGAGGCCTGACTCGGAAATGTCATCTTGATCTACAGAGAAACTGTTTCTTCCGCACCCAACTGATCTAGACCTAAAAAGCCTAGGCAACATCCACAGAGGACTCTCGTAAACAGGGTGAGCACTGGGGATCTCTTGCTCACTCCTATGTTCTGTGGGTCTTTTATTAACCACCCCAAGTGTTGCGGTTCTAGGACTGATTTCATCAACAAAATCCAACAACCCTGGCTCTCGAGCTTTTCTACTAGCCAGCCTTTGTTTCGTGGGTCTGCTACACAACACCTCTTGCTGCTTATAAGCCACCTCTTCTTTAGTGGGCCTGCTACAGACCATCCCCTGATCTGCAGGCCTGTGGGAACCCACAAGTTCATGATTTGGTTGGTCAATTTTTTTGTTTCTGTTGTTGTTATTCTTGGTGGATGTTGGCTTGCTCTTGATAAAATACAGAAATGACCAGAAGGATGATCTCTTTGCAGTGTTATCAGAAGCGCATACCTTAGAATCTCCAGCTAATGCTGCTGTTACTAATGATGACTGTAGTGGCGGTGGTGTTCGTGCCACTAAAGGTGGTGTGGTTGGTGGTGGTGTTGTAGTTGTACAAGCAACAGATTTGCTTCTCTTCAACAGTACAATGGCATCAGGCTTGGCGGGCCTGGATTTGACATCACACTGTACCTGTCCTCCTCCTACAACTCCTGTTCTCAGATCCACCACATTGTCACTCTCAATAAGAAATGATATCCTCCCGGCACTTCCCACATCAACTGTTCCAGCGGCCTTGGCAATATCCTTATTAGTCGTATTGTTTGAGGAAGATGAAGCTGCCTCGGAACATGAACATGAAGGTGGCCTTTGCTCACCACAATCTGAACAAACAAGCTTGCTGAGTTTATCCTTAAGACAAAGTGCACAAATACCACCAGAGGCTTGTGTGGGGTGCTTCCTGCAACATAAACCCGACTCTTCACCACCATACATTTCCAAGGTTTTGCCTCTGTCCCTCATTTTCCCAATACCCAAATCCAAAAATGCCCTTTCTGCCTCTAATTCCTATGTTTGGTGGCACACATCAACATATGGGTGTGGTGTCTCTTAATTTTTTTAAACCTCAAAAACACCCTCGCTTTCTCAGATTTTTAAAGTCGCTAACACAATATGATCACTCTAGGGCTTTGTCTCACATTTTTCCAGTACCCAAAACCAAAAACAGACTTTGTTTCTCTGATTTTCGAGGTCGGTGGCACAAAATGACCATCTGGGTGCTCTGTCTCT from Cryptomeria japonica chromosome 3, Sugi_1.0, whole genome shotgun sequence harbors:
- the LOC131029608 gene encoding uncharacterized protein LOC131029608, which produces MRDRGKTLEMYGGEESGLCCRKHPTQASGGICALCLKDKLSKLVCSDCGEQRPPSCSCSEAASSSSNNTTNKDIAKAAGTVDVGSAGRISFLIESDNVVDLRTGVVGGGQVQCDVKSRPAKPDAIVLLKRSKSVACTTTTPPPTTPPLVARTPPPLQSSLVTAALAGDSKVCASDNTAKRSSFWSFLYFIKSKPTSTKNNNNRNKKIDQPNHELVGSHRPADQGMVCSRPTKEEVAYKQQEVLCSRPTKQRLASRKAREPGLLDFVDEISPRTATLGVVNKRPTEHRSEQEIPSAHPVYESPLWMLPRLFRSRSVGCGRNSFSVDQDDISESGLKTEAKGHTSAYVDDKKAAMTKAKSKQAKSRSPRSVIVAATSADHMKIDKEERQAKAKRQLSVKPKGLFGGFGKSSATLYGISSVVSDDGNQISGASAGRSRGWGWAFSSPARIFKHKKPSRETSSNNNNGFMNQDTNMLSTSNSADTALKGE